A single Candidatus Tanganyikabacteria bacterium DNA region contains:
- a CDS encoding stage 0 sporulation protein, producing MKLALRLRVGDIRYLDPVPEGVSRGDFVVYETERGLDCGPAVLISDLVASQLAEAGTVKLVRKATRADMIQMETKWREEAKAHRTCAEKVAAHGLGMRLTDTVYTFDFARLTFYYTADGRVDFRELLKDLTATFRRTRIDLRQIGVRDEARLLGGVGACGKELCCSTFLKEFMPITIKLAKDQNLPLNPTKLSGMCGRLKCCLAYEHEMYLDIKHDLPMVGATVRTPDGLAKVIAQEPFNEFLRVELAEDERQVRLPSAKAVMVEAPARASREAPGHAEEEE from the coding sequence ATGAAGCTGGCGCTGCGGCTCCGCGTGGGAGACATCCGCTACCTCGACCCGGTACCCGAGGGTGTCTCGCGGGGCGACTTCGTGGTCTACGAGACCGAGCGCGGGCTGGATTGCGGCCCTGCGGTCCTGATCTCCGATCTCGTCGCGTCCCAGCTGGCCGAGGCGGGCACCGTCAAGCTCGTCCGCAAGGCGACCCGGGCGGACATGATCCAGATGGAGACGAAATGGCGGGAAGAGGCCAAGGCGCACCGCACCTGCGCCGAGAAGGTCGCCGCCCACGGCCTGGGAATGCGGCTCACCGACACGGTCTACACCTTCGATTTCGCGCGGCTGACCTTCTACTACACCGCCGATGGCCGCGTGGACTTCCGCGAATTGCTCAAGGATCTCACGGCCACCTTCCGCCGGACGCGCATCGACCTGCGCCAGATCGGCGTGCGGGACGAGGCCAGGCTTCTGGGCGGCGTGGGCGCCTGCGGGAAGGAACTCTGCTGCTCGACCTTCCTCAAGGAGTTCATGCCGATCACCATCAAGCTGGCCAAGGACCAGAACCTCCCGCTCAACCCCACCAAGCTCTCGGGCATGTGCGGCCGCCTCAAGTGCTGCCTGGCGTACGAGCACGAGATGTACCTCGACATCAAGCACGATCTGCCCATGGTGGGCGCCACCGTGCGCACGCCAGACGGCCTGGCCAAGGTGATCGCGCAGGAGCCGTTCAACGAGTTCCTCCGGGTCGAACTCGCCGAGGACGAGCGCCAGGTGCGCCTACCGTCGGCCAAGGCCGTGATGGTCGAGGCGCCGGCCCGCGCCTCCCGCGAGGCCCCCGGGCACGCCGAGGAGGAGGAGTGA